TCGAGAGCCGGCACGGGATGAGCCGGACGGTGCGCACCGAGGTCTCCCCCATGTCGCACGCCTACGGCTACCAGCTCGGCTCGGTCTACATCCGCAAGGTGCACTTCCGCGACGTGGGGATGATCCGCCAGATCGAGGAGAAGGTGGTGAACCGGCTCCGGCAGGTGACCTCGGCCATCCGCCAGGACGGAGCCAACCAGGTGAGCATCATCACCAGCACCGCCGAGCGGCAGGCCGCCATCGAGTTCGCCAAGGCGGCCGCCCTGCGCCCGCGCATTGTCGGCGCGGCGCTGCAGCGGATCTCCCAGGACCCGGCCGTCGCGTCGGCCATGTTCGAGATATTGGAGCTGCAGCGGCTCCAGGAGAGCGGAGCGAAGGTGACCCTCATTCCCGACGGACAGAAGGGCGAGCTGCTCGCGCAGTTGCTGGCGGCGGCACCGGTACCGGTTCCTTCCCGGTGATTCCTTTCTCGGCTCACCCCTCGGCCAAGGGTTCACGTTAGGTTCCCGCTCCCACCTTCCTGGAGAGTGTCGATGCGCGTTTCCCTGGGTGCCCTGGTCCTCGTGGTCTGCCTGCTGCGCGCGGAGGTGAGCCGTGCGCAGGACTCGGGGCCGATCGACCCGGCCCGGGTCTCACGCATCATCCAGACGCTCGCTTCCGACGAGTTCGCCGGTCGCGCGCCGGGCGGGCCCGGTGAGGCCAAGACCGTCGAGTACCTCATCGGTCAGTTCAAGGAGGTGGGTCTGGAGCCCGGAGGTGAGAACGGCGGCTGGACGCAGAAGGTGCCCCTGGTCCACTTCCAGGTGCGCAACGCCGACGCCAGGCTGAGCCTGCGTGCCGGGGGCAAGACGACCCCGCTGCGCCAGGGCCAGGAGGCCATCGTCACCACCCTGCGCCCCATGGAGCGCGTGAAGATCGACAAGGCCCCGCTGGTGTTCGTCGGCTATGGGGTCTCGGCGGCCGAGCGGGGATGGGACGACTTCAAGGGCGTGAAGCTGCGCGGGAAGATCGCCGTCTTCCTGATCAATGATCCGGACTTCGAGGCCCAGGAGGGTGAGCCCGTCCTCGGTCGATTCGGCGGCCGGGCGGCGACCTACTACGCCCGCTGGACCTACAAGTTCGAGGAGGCGGCGCGACAGGGGGCGCTCGGAGCGCTGATCATCCACGAGACGCCGGGGGCGGGCTATGGCTGGTCCACGCTCCAGTCCGGCACGGGCGAGAGCTACGACATCGTCCGGGCCAACCCCGCCAAGGAGAAGGTGCTGCTGCAGGGCTGGCTCCAGCGCGACGTCGCCGCCGACCTGTTCGCCCGCTCGGGCCTGTCGCTCGACACGCTGAAGCTCGAGGCGCGCAAGGCGGGCTTCAAACCGGTGGCGCTCAAGGGTGCCAGCTTCAGCGCGGACTACGCCCTGACCCATACGCGCGCCGACAGCCACAACGTGATTGGCCGCCTGCTTGGGAAGGAACGTCCGGACGAGTCCATCATGTACGCGGCCCACTGGGATGCCTACGGAATCGGTCCAGCAGATGCCTCGGGCGACAGGATCCGCCGCGGCGCCGTGGATGACGCCATCGGCCTGGCCGGACTGATCGAGATCGCTCGCGCGTTCCAGGCAGGGCCCCGGCCCGCGCGCTCGCTCCTCTTCGCCGCCTGGACCGCCGAGGAGCCGGGCCTGCTGGGCTCGGAGTACTACGGCGCGCATCCGCTCCAACCCCTGGACACCATGGTGGCCAACCTGACCATGGATGTGTTGCAGACCGCCGGGCCCGCCCGCGACGTCGTGCTGGTCGGCCATGGACAGAACGAGCTCGAGGACGCGCTCGCCCAGGCCGCCGCGAAGCAGGGGCGCACGGTGACGCCGGATGCGAAACCCGAGCGGGGCCTGTTCTACCGCGCCGACCACTTCTCCCTGGCCCGGCGCGGCGTGCCCGTGCTGCTGCTGATGGGGCTGGGCGGTGGCGCGGATCTGGTGAACGGGGGCAGGGAGGCCGGTGAGCGCTGGGTCGCGGACTACACCGCGCGCTGCTACCACAAGGCCTGCGACGCGTGGAGCGCCGACTGGGATCTGCGCGGCGCCGCCCAGGACATGCAGTTGCTCCATGAGGTGGGCCGCGACCTGGCGAACTCGAATCGCTGGCCGAACTGGAAGCCGGGTTCGGAGTTCAAGGCCGTGCGCGACCGGTCGGCCGCCGCGCGCAAATGAGAGGCGTTTCCATCAGCCGGTGGATCTGCTCTTCGCGGCGGATGCGGCTCCGCGGGGGAGCCGGACGGTGAAGGTCGTCCCCTCGGCCTCGGTGGAGCACACCTCCACCATGCCGCCGTGCGCGTGCACGATGTTGTTCACGATGTAGAGGCCCAGCCCGATGTTCCGGCTCGACGTGTCCCCCTTCTTCGTGCCGCGCATCATGGGGTTGAACAGGCGAGGGAGGAGCTCGGGGGGGATGGGCTTGCCCTCGTTGTGGACGCGAAGCAGGAAGGTGTCATCCTCACCGCGCGTCTCGACGCGCACGAGCGTCTCCGGGGGGCTGTAGGTCAGTGCGTTGTTCAGCAGGTTGGTGACCACCTGCGCCAGCCGGTCTCCGTCCCACTCGCCCCGGCCCTGACCGCTCTGCACCACCTCCACCTCCCGCTCGGGGTGCGCGAACCGCACCTCGTCCACCGTCTGCCGGGTGAGGTGGTGGAGATCGAACGGCCTGCGCTCGATGGGGATGCCCCCACCGAGCCGGGCCCGGGTGAAGTCGAGCAGGTCTCGAATCAACCGGGTCGCGCGCTCGGCCGCCGCCGCGATGCGTGCGATGCCCTTCGCCTGGCGCTCGCTCAGGTCTTCATTCCGTAGCAGCGCCGCCACGGACAGGTTGATGGCATTGAGGGGATTGCGCAGATCATGCGAGACGATGCCGATGAGCTGCTCCTCGAACTCCGCCCGCGTCCGCCTCTCCGCCTCCTGACGTTTCTTGTCGGAGACATCGTGGACGGTGCCGATGAAGCGCACGGCCCGGCCCCCCTCGAAGAAGGCCCGGCCCGTCGCGCGTACCCAGCGTTCCACTCCATTGTGTGGCACCGCCGAGCGGAACTCGGTGTCGTACTCACCCCCGTTCTCACCGGAGAGCGCCCGCTGGACCACCGCGGCCGTGTGCGCGCGATCCTCCGGATGGATTCCCGAGAGAAAGGAGTCGTACGTCACGTCCGCCTCGGGCGGCAGGCCGAAGAGGGCCTTGCACCGCTCGTCCCAGCGCAGCACGCCCGTCACGGGGTCCATGTCCCAGGTGCCCAGCTCCGCCGCTCGCAACGCCAGCCGCAGCCGGTCCTCGCTCGACCGCAGCGCCTCGCTCGCCGCCTTGCTCTCGGTGATGTCCTGCATCACCCCCACCATCCGTACGGCCCTGCCGCCAGCGTCCCGCTCGATGAGGCCGTGGTCGGTGACGTTGACGTAATGCCCGTCCCGGTGGCGGAAGCGGTACTCGTCCCGCCAGCGCTCCGCCTCGCCGTCGATGGCCGCGTGGATGCCGTGGACGACGCGGTCCCGCTCCTCGGGGTGGATGTGGTCGTACCAGCCGGAGATGTGCCCGCCGAGCTGCTCCCGGGGGTGTCCGAAGAGCTTCTCGACCCCCTGGTTCCAGGAGAGCTCATTCGTCAGGAGGTTCCACTCCCAGACGGCATCGCTGATGGCCTCGGTCGCCAGCCGGTAGCGCGTCTCGGACTGGCGCAGCTGCTCGTTGGCCTGGCGGAAGCGTTGGAGCAGGAGGGTCTTCTCGATGATGCCGGAGAGGTACTCCACCAGCGTCTCGAGGTAGCGCCTCGCCTGGGGCGCGAAGGGGCGGAGCTCCGCGATGCCGATGTAGAGCACCCCGAGGAGCTTGCCGTGTGGCCATAGCCGCAGGCCCAGAAGGGAGTGCACGCCGCTGTGGCGCACGGCCTCGGCCACCTCGAGGTTGGCGCTCGCCGCGTCCGCCAGCTCCACGGGTTCGTCGGAGGCGGCCACCCGGGCCACGAAGGAGGCGGAGTCCACCGGGACGGGTCCGGTGTCGGCCCCGGTGCTCCACGCTCCGGTGGATGTGGCGGGGAGGAGCTTCTTCCCGCTCGGGTCCGTGAGCAGGAGCGCGGCTCCTTTCGCGTGCAGGGCCTGTCGCACCACCTCCACCAGGGCCCCGAGCCGCTCGTGGAGGGGTTGGGGGTTCTCGACATCCCCCATGAGCTCGGACGCGAGTGCGTCGAGGCGGCGCAGGGTGCGCTTCTCGCGCTGCCGATCCTCCAGGGTGTCGCCGCTGAACGTGGCGACCACCTGGTTCATCGCGTCCTGGAGCTCCGCGAAGAGGAGCGCCGTGTCCTCCGTGGAGGGCTGCTCCTCTCGTGGAAGGTTCTCCCACAGAGAGGCGATGAGCCGGCCGATGAGGACGTACTCTCCCGTGACCTCCTCCTGGTTGTAGCCATGCCGCAGGCGCAGGCTGATGTGCGTCTCCTCCAGGCGCTTCTTCGTCTTCTCCGGCTCGAGCCGGTGTCCCTGGCGGGAGAGGGCCGTCAGCGTCGAGAGATACTCGGGCAGGGTGTCGAGGACCTCGTAGGGCTTGAGCCCCCGGGCCGACTCCAGCTTGCTTGCCTCCCGCAAGAAGCGCTCGATGAGCTGCTCGCGGTTCTTCTCGATGAAGTCAGCGACCCTGGGCATTCGGTTGTTTCCCGAGCACTGACGATGGGGATGCTCACGGCCCCGTACCAGTCCCAACGGCGGCGGGAGTCACTCCTCCCGGAAGCTCGGGTCTTCTTCTCCCGGCTCGGCATCGAGGGGCAGCCGCTGGGAGACTTCCAGGAGGGTGACGACCTGGCGGTCATCGTCGATCTCGTAGAGGACCACGAAGCGCTCGACGAAGAACGACAGGACGGGGAGGCTGGAGCGCATCAACGTCTCCAGTCCCGGTGGGGGGCGCTGTGTGGACAGGGCGGCGAGGGCGTCCAGCTCGCGCCGGATGCGCTGGAAGAGCTCCCCCGGGACCGCGCCCAGCTGACGCCATGCCGCAGGCGCGATGTCCACGGTGTACGGCTGTCTTTGAGGGTTGAAGTTGCGCATCTCCCCCGGGCTCCCGAGAAGCGAAGCTAGGGCGGGCAATCCTCCTTCGCCAGGAGGGGCGCATCTCTCCGGAGCCAATCCCACGCACCCGTTGAGCAGACAACGAAGGGGTTTCAACCCGGGCAGCCATCAACCGGCTGCCTTCAATCGCTTTCGACTACCGAACGGGCGTCATGGCTGGCTGGCTGCCCCACGAGCAGGCGTCAAGGGGCTCGGGAGAGGTGCCGCTGAAAACGTGGGTCGGTGGACGTTTCCTCTTCCGCGCATGGTCAAGCACGACAGAGTCGAAGGGGAGCAGGGGATGGGGGGCCTGGGGGACTTCATCCGGCGGCACGGTTCCCACATCCTGGCCCACTGGGAGGTGGAGGTACGCCAGCTGCCCTATACGAGGGATCTCTCGCGGCCCCGGCTGCTGGATCATCTCCCGGAGCTGTTGGAGCGGATGGCCCGCGTGGTGGAGAGCGCCCAGACAGGCGAGCACCCGACGCTCGAGGCGGTGCCGGAGGTGCATGCGCTGGAGCGGTTGGACTCGGGCTTCGACCTGGACGCGGTGGCCGAGGAGTACGCCCTGCTTCGCGCATGCGTCCTCCAACTCTACGGAGATCATGTGGCCTCGGCCGGCGCGGAGCACATGGCCCTGGCGATGCGGGAGATGTTGCGCTTCAACCGGACGTTCGACGAGGCCGTGGCCGCCGCCGTCTCCCGCTATGCGAAGGCCCGCGAGCGTACCCTGGTGGCGCTCGACCGCATCTCCGAGGCGGCGCTCGGCACGGAGGACCTGGACACCTTCCTGCCCAGGCTGTTGCGCGTCATGTTGGAGACCACCGAGGCGGTGGACTCCGTCAGCCTGATGTTGCGCGAGGGAGAACTCCTCCGGGTGCGCGCCTCGGTGGGGCTGGAGGAAGAGGTGACCTCCGGCTTCACCTCGCGGGTGGGCGAGGGGTTCTGCGGGAAGATCGCCGCCGAGGGGCGTCCGGTGGAACTGCGCTCGGCGGCGACGGATCCCCTGGTGCGGAGCGAGGCCATCCGGGTCCGGGGCACCCGCGCCCTCTATGGGGTGCCGCTGCTGTACGGCGGCGAGGTCATCGGCGTGGTGCACATGGGCAGCCGCACGGCCTTCGAGTTCTCCCACGAGGACAAGCTCCTCTTCCGGGCCATGGTGAGCCGGACCACCGCGCTCGTCGTGCAGACGCAGCTGGCCGCGAGCGAACGCGCCGCGCGCCAGGAGGCGGAGGAGCACAAGCAGTTGCTGCGCCTCATCATCGAGCAGAGCGGTGACGCCATCACCATGGTGGACGCGCGGGGCGTGGTGCGCATCTTCAACGCCGAGGCCAGGAGGCGGCAGGGCATCGACCTGAAGGAGGTGGGCCCCTCCGAGTGGTCCGAGGCCTACGGGCTGCTCACCCTGGACGAGCGCCCCCTACCGCTGGAGGAGTCGTTCCTCTACCGGGCGCTCCAGGGAGAGACGGTGAGCGATGTCCGGTGGAAGGTGCGGCGCCCGGATGGCGCGGTGCGGACCTTCGTGGGCACGGCCGCGCCGCTGCGCCTGCCGGATGGCTCCCTGGCCGGGGCCGTGCTCACCGCCCGCGACGAGACGGAGCGGCTCCTGCGGGAGGCGCAGGTGGATGCCCTGGTGGAGGCGGCTCCCGCGGGCCTGGCCCTGCTCGACACGGAGCTGCGCTACGTGCACATCAACGAGGCGCTGGCCACCGCCAACGGCCTGCCCGTGGAGGACCACCTGGGCAAGCGGGTGTCCGAGGTGGTCCCCGCCAGCGCGTCGATGCTCGAGCCCCGCTTGCGGCAGGTGCTGGAGACGGGCGAGGCGGCCCGGGGGAACGAGTTCAGCGTGGCCCCCGCGAATGACCCGGGTGTCCTCCACCACTGGGTGGCGGACTTCTTCCCGGTGCGCGGGCAGGACGGGCGGGTGCTCGGGGTGGGCGGCGTCATCCTGGACATCACCGAGCGCGAGCGCCAGGAGCAGAAGCTGCGCCAGACGGCGGAGTTCCGCGAGCGCTTCCTGGGCATCGTCTCGCACGACCTGCGCAACCCACTCAACGCCATCCTCCTGTCCGCCAACGCGCTGCTGCACGCCGATGACCTTCCCGCCAACCGGCTGAAGACCGTGCGCCGCATCGCCGCGAGTGGCGAGCGCATGGGGCGGATGATCGCCGAGCTGCTCGACTTCACGCGCGGGCGGCTGGGGGGTGGCATCCCCATCCATCGCCAGCCGATGAACCTGCGGCACCAGTGCCGTCACGTGATGGAGGAGCTGGAGATCAGCCATCCCGGGCGGGAGCTGCGGCTGGTGGCGGAGGGCCACTTCCACGGGATGTGGGATCCGGACCGGCTGGCGCAGCTCCTGGGCAACCTGGGGAAGAACGCGCTGGACTACAGCCCTCCGGACACGCGCGTGGACTTCAGGCTCCACGACGAGGGCGACAGCGTGCGCGTGGAGGTGCACAACGAGGGCTCTCCCATCCCGTGCGAGCTGCTGTCGGGCATCTTCGAGCCCTTCCGGAGAGCCGTGGAGGGGGATGGCCACCCGACCTCGGGCCTGGGGCTGGGCCTCTTCATCGTCCAGCGGATCGCCGAGGCCCATGGTGGCACCGTCGAGGTGCGCTCCCACGTGGGGGACGGGACGACCTTCATCGTCCGATTGCCCCGGTACGCAGGGGGCTCGGAGGCCCCTGGCGAAGCGGTCAGCGGCAGTGCTCCTGGATGAGGGCCAGCAGGGCATCCAGCTCGAAAGGCTTGCCGAGAAGCCCCTGCGCTCCGGGCGGGGGGGCGTGGATGCTCGCCGTGCAGAGGATGACGGGGATGGTGTTGTAGGCGGGAATCCGCCGGAAGTGCTGCAGGAACGCGGCGCCGTCCATCACCGGCATCATCATGTCCAGCAGTACGAGGCAGGGCTCCGGCAGATGGGGGAGGGCATCCAGCGCCTCGCGTCCGTTCGCCTTGAGGACGACTTGGTGGCCATCGAACTCCAGGACCTCTCGGACGGCTTCGCGGATGTCGGGGTCATCGTCGACGACCAGGATGGGCCTGGAGCTCGGGGGCTCGGTCATAGGTGCGGTTCTGCGTTCCTCCCCCCAACCTGGACACGTCGGGCACTCGCTGGATGAGGCGCTGGACGCGCCCCGGCGGAGTGCTTCTCCCAGGTGGGGGAAGGCAATGGGATGAACGTCTGCCCGCGCGGGCTCGGGGCCACCGTGCCCCCGTCTGCTCGGTTGCCCTCTCACCCGAGCGGGCCTGCCTCGGGGCTGTCAGCGCCGACGCAGGAGCGGATCGTCATCGGGACCGAGGTTCAGCTTGCGCGAGTCCTCCGTCTCCCCGGACGTGCGGACGTCCACCTCCTCGTGCCGCAGCGGCTCCGCCACGCGGCGCTCCTCCTCGATGGCGTCCTTGTGGATGACCACTTCCTCGTCCACCACCGGGCGCTTGTGGATGTCCACCTCCTCTGCGCGCACGGGCACCACCACCGTCTCGTCCTGGAACGAGGCGTTCATCGCGGGCCGGTCCGGGGTGACATCGCGGCGTTCCACGCGGACGCGCTCGCGGCGCACCGGTACGTCCACCGTCTTCACTTCCTCCACCACTTCCTTGTGGATGCGCACCTCACCGGCCTGCACCTCGCGCTTGGTGACGTCCAGCTGCTCCTTGTGTACCGGGATGGCGACCTCGTCCGTGCCGCCACCCTCCCAGGAGCGCTCGGTGCGGGTGGTGCTCGCATCCGCCCGGAGTCCGGTGTCCGTCGCGCCCAGGCCCAGGCCACTCGTGGCGCCCGTGCTCATGCCGGCCGTCGTGTCCGCACCCAGGCCGCTCGTCGTGCTGTACTTCTCGTCGCCGGAGAGGCGTCGGAGGCTCTCACGTCCGTGTAGGAGGATGATCTCCCCATCGCGGATGTCGGAGATGTCCGCGTACCGCACGAGGTAGTCCTTCGGAAAGAAGAGACCTTTTTCGATGTGGAACGCGTCATCGCTCAAGGCGAACACCCTGCCGAGTTTCTCGCCGTCGAAGCTGCGGACCGTCATGCCTTCCTTCAACTGACTGCGCTGGAACATGGCTGCCTCCTGTTTCGTGATCACGCCGGCGGACCGCGCCACTTCCGTTCCCCCCTCGTTCGTGGCGGGTGCCAGGGGAGGGGAGACGTGCGCGGCGGCCAGGGGTGAGAATGGGGACTGTTATCCCCGGGGACAGGAGGGCGTTGGTCGTCCGGCCGCATTCCGTTCCAGGTATCGGCCATGAATCCGGGCGGTTCGGGGCTGGCGGTGAGCGGGGCGCAGTGCCGCCCCGGGCCCACCGCCATGCTTCACCGCGTGGGAGCGCTCACGGGTATACCTCGCGGCGCGTGGGAGGCAGACCGCCCTCCGGTGGCGGAGTCACCACCGCGCCCTCGGCGTAGATGCGCTGGTGTTTGCTCACGCCCACCGTGGCCCCGAGGATGGCGGAGATGAGCCCCAGGAAGAGGGCGCCGAAGACGCCCCAGAACGCCTTGCCCGTGACGTCCGCCGCCTGGAGCGCGCCAGTCTGTACCGTCCGGGCCGCCTGACCCACCTGGGCCTGGAAGCCGTTGAACTGCGCCTCGATCCGGTTCGCCACGTCCTCGGCGTCCGCGCGCGAGAGGGCCGTGTTCTGGGCGAGAGAGTCCACGAGGAGCTGACGGTCGAGCCGGCCCTGCCTCACCGCCGTCTGCACCACGTCCTTCGTAGCGGCCTGGAGCTGGTCCGCCGTCACCTGGGGCTTGCCTTCCGCGCGCAGGCGCTCGTTGACGGGGCGCAGGGCATCATCGGCATCCAGCCCGAAGCTCCGGGCCGCCTGGCCGAGGTCTCCGGACTGGGAGGCTCCCGCCGACACCGCCGAGCCGGTGGCCTGGACAGCCGTCTTGCCCACCGAGAACAGGCCGCCCGCCAGGGCGGACACCAGATTGCCGAGCAACCAGAGTCCCACGAGCGTGGTGAGACCCCACATCACGAGCCCGTGGATGCCTCCACTCGCCTTCGTCTGGGCCCCCGAACTCCGTCCGGCCACGATGCCGCCCACGAAGAGGGCGATGAGTGGCGATACGAGGCTCCAGATGCCGGTGAAGATGCCGGAGGACCTCGCGCTCCCGGTGTCCTGCGGATTGATGGAGGACAACCCGAGGGCCAGACCCAGCGCGTACAGCAACACCCACAACCCCAGCGCGGTCACGGCCCCCGCGAAGATGGAGCCCCAGCTCACCTTTTCCGGAGCGCCCGCCAGGAATCCCCACCGTGCTCTGTCCTGTGTCGTCGTCGCCATGGCTCACCTCTGGATGAAAGGGATCAGTCCCTTGCCTTCCAAAGATGGACACCCTGGCTCGAAGGGAGAGCATCCCCGCTGCGCACCCGTTCTCCTGTCCGTGGAGGAGGGCGGGAGCAGGGCGCTACTTCGCGCCGCGAGCCCGCTGACGCGCCACTTCACGTCTCCGGGTCGTCATCGTAGGCCTCGTGTGCCGGGTGCCGGGCGTCGAGCCAGCCCTGGAGGATGAACTGGGCGGCCATCTGATCGATGACCTCGCGGCGCTTCGCGCGCGACAGGTCCGCCTCGAGCAGGGTGCGCTGGGCGGCCACGGTGGACAGGCGCTCGTCCCACAGCTCCACCGGCAGCCCGAGCGTCTGGGTGAGGGCGTCCACGAACTTGCGGGTGGCCTCGGCGCGAGGGCCCTCGGAGCCGTCCATGTTGAGGGGGAGCCCGACGACGAAGCGCTCGGCCTCGTACTCGCGCACCAGGCCGCCCAGGGCGGCGAGGTCCGCCTTGAGGCTGGTCCGGCGGATGGTGGTGACCGTCTGGGCGGTGAGGCCCAGTCCATCCGAGACGGCGACACCGATCGTCTTGGTTCCGTAGTCGAGGCCGAGGGCGCGCATGCGCGGCGGAATCTAATCGCAATCTCCCGCCGTGGACCGCTCCGTCCGCGGGGCAGGACGTCACTCGGCCGGGGGAGCGGGCCAACCCGCTGAATTCGTTGGAGTCGGGCCCCGCTCCGAGGTCGGCATCCCCGCTGCAATGCGTCGGGCGCGGAACACGGCGCGGCGGAAGGGGCATGGAGCCTCTCGGTCCGCGCGGGAGGGTCCATGAGTGACTTCTTTGGGGGTATTGGGAAGGCCATCAGCAGTGGGGTGAACTTTCTTTCGGCCGGCGGGCTCATCGATGCGCTGGGCAATGGGTTGGGGTTGCCGCCGGTCATCACCAATGCGGTGAAGACCGTGACGGGGGCGGTGACGGGCAACGTGCTGCTGACGGCCGCCGGTGTGATGGGGCTCGCGAAGGAGCTGTCGCAGAACCAGGCGGCCTACACCGAGTTCGCGCCGTCGAAGGACGACAAGGTGGCCTGTGAGGGCTACGCGAAGCCGGGGGGCAAGAGCTCGACCCACGACGCCTCACCGGCGACGCAGGGGACGAAGGGCTCCGCGGCTCCGGGAGAGGTGCGTCCGGATGGCGCGCTGGACCCGAGCATCCTGGAGTACCGCCAGGCGCTGAAGACGCTGGATGCGAACTTCACCCTGTTCGACACGGTGGACAACGTGAAGAACGGCAAGTTCACCCGCCAGACGCTCGAGAAGGTGGCCGACAGCGCGAGCATGCCGGCATCGGTGCGGAACGCGGCGCGGTTCCTCCTGGCGCATCCCGAGTACCGGACCCAGCTCGACACGGCGAGCCAGAAGGGCGGATTCGTGGACGGCACCTTCAGCACGAAGGACGTGCGCGCGGCGCTGAGTGATGTGGAGACGCGGATCGCGAAGTACGGCGTGCGTGGTGAGAGTCAGGCCGCGCCGCCGCCCCCGCCCCCGCCGGGCACGTCCGTCGGTACCCAGCCTCCGGCTGGTGGGAAGAAGACCGACGAGCCGGCGACGTCGACGCCGTCCCCGAGGAGCGGCCCGGCCAGCTCCAGCGTCAAGGACATCATCAACGACCCGAACATGGGCCTCGAGGAGAAGATCCAGGCCATCCTCATGGCGCTGACGGAGCGGATGGACGGGGAGATCCTCGACACGATGGATGACCTCGCGGCGGCCCAGGACAAGATGGCCGGCATCTCGAACGAGAAGGGCAACGAGAAGGCGCTCTCGGATGCGAAGCGCGACGTCGACCGCATCACCACGCGCCTCCAGCAGCTCGTGGAGAAGCGGAAGATGATGTTCGAGATGATGAGCACGATGTCCATGAAGTTCAACGAGATGGCCAAGACGGCGCTCTCCAACATGCGGAGCGCGTGAGGCTCGGATGGGACGCGTCATCAAGTACGAGGGAGGACTCATGGATACGGCGACGACGGAGAAGCTGAAGGCGTTCGTGCGAGGGGAGATGACCTGGGCGGAGGTGGAGGGGATGACCTTCGAGGAGGCGAAGGCGATCGCCCAGGTGGGGTGTGACCTGGCGGCGGCGGGGCGGTGCGAGGAGGCGCGCATCCTCTTCGAGGGCCTGGTGGAGGGGAACCCGAAGGACACGGCGAGCCGCGCGGCGCTGGGCACGGTGTACCAGAAGCTGGGGCGTCTGCAGGACGCCATGCGGGAGTACTCGGCGGCGCTGGAGAGGGATCCGCGCAACCCGGTGGCGCTGGTCAACCGCGGCGAGCTGTACCTGCGGCAGGGCAACCGGCAGGGCTTCACGGACATCGCCAACGCGGTGGAGGCGGACCCGCACGGGGAGACGTCGGCGGGCCGGCGGGCCAGGGCGCTGGTGAAGGCCATCGCGCTGGCGGCCGTGGAGAAGATGAAGGAGGCGAAGGCCCAGGCGTAGGGGCCGGGACGGTGTGGGAGCAGCCGGGCCGCGGAGGGGCGCGGTCCATGGGACATGCGGCCCGGCGGGAGATGCCGGCGGGAGGGTTCACCGATGAGGTGGGCCCTCCCGCCGGCGCTCTTTTTTCAGGGCACGTCCCGTGCGGCGGGAGGGGTCTGGGGACCGGGCGCGGGGGGAGGGACCGCGGCGAGGCGCTCGCCGATGGGCGGGTGGCTGTGGCCCTTGAGGACCACCCAGCGAGGTGGCTCGGGGTCCATCTTGTTCACCCGGGCCGCCTTCACCAGCATGCGGCGGAAGGCATCGGGATCCTGGGTGAGGCGCAGCGCGTAGCGATCGGCCTCGCGCTCTCGCTCTCGCGAGAAGGCCGCGGAGAGAGGTGTGCTCAGGAAGAAGATGACGAAGGTGAGCAACCACAGCAGCGGCAGCG
This is a stretch of genomic DNA from Archangium violaceum. It encodes these proteins:
- a CDS encoding SPFH domain-containing protein, which produces MMGFLVGAVIGFLAMTMGEPIFLGLCRMFGLYVTVEERTCRVYVFLGKVVAVLDEPGLHFLWARLGWKALLVNWVGRCHVLDLRLDQQYLRSQAVNSEEGAPMGIGIWYEMFISDPLKYLFENADPRGSLAANVSNATVRCLSNMKLATMLESRHGMSRTVRTEVSPMSHAYGYQLGSVYIRKVHFRDVGMIRQIEEKVVNRLRQVTSAIRQDGANQVSIITSTAERQAAIEFAKAAALRPRIVGAALQRISQDPAVASAMFEILELQRLQESGAKVTLIPDGQKGELLAQLLAAAPVPVPSR
- a CDS encoding M28 family metallopeptidase — translated: MRVSLGALVLVVCLLRAEVSRAQDSGPIDPARVSRIIQTLASDEFAGRAPGGPGEAKTVEYLIGQFKEVGLEPGGENGGWTQKVPLVHFQVRNADARLSLRAGGKTTPLRQGQEAIVTTLRPMERVKIDKAPLVFVGYGVSAAERGWDDFKGVKLRGKIAVFLINDPDFEAQEGEPVLGRFGGRAATYYARWTYKFEEAARQGALGALIIHETPGAGYGWSTLQSGTGESYDIVRANPAKEKVLLQGWLQRDVAADLFARSGLSLDTLKLEARKAGFKPVALKGASFSADYALTHTRADSHNVIGRLLGKERPDESIMYAAHWDAYGIGPADASGDRIRRGAVDDAIGLAGLIEIARAFQAGPRPARSLLFAAWTAEEPGLLGSEYYGAHPLQPLDTMVANLTMDVLQTAGPARDVVLVGHGQNELEDALAQAAAKQGRTVTPDAKPERGLFYRADHFSLARRGVPVLLLMGLGGGADLVNGGREAGERWVADYTARCYHKACDAWSADWDLRGAAQDMQLLHEVGRDLANSNRWPNWKPGSEFKAVRDRSAAARK
- a CDS encoding sensor histidine kinase, whose product is MPRVADFIEKNREQLIERFLREASKLESARGLKPYEVLDTLPEYLSTLTALSRQGHRLEPEKTKKRLEETHISLRLRHGYNQEEVTGEYVLIGRLIASLWENLPREEQPSTEDTALLFAELQDAMNQVVATFSGDTLEDRQREKRTLRRLDALASELMGDVENPQPLHERLGALVEVVRQALHAKGAALLLTDPSGKKLLPATSTGAWSTGADTGPVPVDSASFVARVAASDEPVELADAASANLEVAEAVRHSGVHSLLGLRLWPHGKLLGVLYIGIAELRPFAPQARRYLETLVEYLSGIIEKTLLLQRFRQANEQLRQSETRYRLATEAISDAVWEWNLLTNELSWNQGVEKLFGHPREQLGGHISGWYDHIHPEERDRVVHGIHAAIDGEAERWRDEYRFRHRDGHYVNVTDHGLIERDAGGRAVRMVGVMQDITESKAASEALRSSEDRLRLALRAAELGTWDMDPVTGVLRWDERCKALFGLPPEADVTYDSFLSGIHPEDRAHTAAVVQRALSGENGGEYDTEFRSAVPHNGVERWVRATGRAFFEGGRAVRFIGTVHDVSDKKRQEAERRTRAEFEEQLIGIVSHDLRNPLNAINLSVAALLRNEDLSERQAKGIARIAAAAERATRLIRDLLDFTRARLGGGIPIERRPFDLHHLTRQTVDEVRFAHPEREVEVVQSGQGRGEWDGDRLAQVVTNLLNNALTYSPPETLVRVETRGEDDTFLLRVHNEGKPIPPELLPRLFNPMMRGTKKGDTSSRNIGLGLYIVNNIVHAHGGMVEVCSTEAEGTTFTVRLPRGAASAAKSRSTG
- a CDS encoding type II toxin-antitoxin system RelE family toxin, which encodes MRNFNPQRQPYTVDIAPAAWRQLGAVPGELFQRIRRELDALAALSTQRPPPGLETLMRSSLPVLSFFVERFVVLYEIDDDRQVVTLLEVSQRLPLDAEPGEEDPSFREE
- a CDS encoding PAS domain-containing protein, with the translated sequence MVKHDRVEGEQGMGGLGDFIRRHGSHILAHWEVEVRQLPYTRDLSRPRLLDHLPELLERMARVVESAQTGEHPTLEAVPEVHALERLDSGFDLDAVAEEYALLRACVLQLYGDHVASAGAEHMALAMREMLRFNRTFDEAVAAAVSRYAKARERTLVALDRISEAALGTEDLDTFLPRLLRVMLETTEAVDSVSLMLREGELLRVRASVGLEEEVTSGFTSRVGEGFCGKIAAEGRPVELRSAATDPLVRSEAIRVRGTRALYGVPLLYGGEVIGVVHMGSRTAFEFSHEDKLLFRAMVSRTTALVVQTQLAASERAARQEAEEHKQLLRLIIEQSGDAITMVDARGVVRIFNAEARRRQGIDLKEVGPSEWSEAYGLLTLDERPLPLEESFLYRALQGETVSDVRWKVRRPDGAVRTFVGTAAPLRLPDGSLAGAVLTARDETERLLREAQVDALVEAAPAGLALLDTELRYVHINEALATANGLPVEDHLGKRVSEVVPASASMLEPRLRQVLETGEAARGNEFSVAPANDPGVLHHWVADFFPVRGQDGRVLGVGGVILDITERERQEQKLRQTAEFRERFLGIVSHDLRNPLNAILLSANALLHADDLPANRLKTVRRIAASGERMGRMIAELLDFTRGRLGGGIPIHRQPMNLRHQCRHVMEELEISHPGRELRLVAEGHFHGMWDPDRLAQLLGNLGKNALDYSPPDTRVDFRLHDEGDSVRVEVHNEGSPIPCELLSGIFEPFRRAVEGDGHPTSGLGLGLFIVQRIAEAHGGTVEVRSHVGDGTTFIVRLPRYAGGSEAPGEAVSGSAPG